A genomic window from Exiguobacterium acetylicum DSM 20416 includes:
- a CDS encoding GNAT family N-acetyltransferase codes for MQGRHPDFTTSRLFVEATDEESGCKWTLHALREKAIVGTISFTWTAPTGTLRYTTTDEDDQHGYITEALTSILSYLSRTLLLTRVYSEAGSEMVWLRNGFQLHADRYERELHH; via the coding sequence ATGCAAGGACGACATCCGGATTTTACGACGTCACGCCTGTTTGTTGAAGCAACGGATGAAGAATCAGGTTGCAAGTGGACGTTGCATGCGTTACGTGAAAAAGCGATCGTCGGAACGATTAGCTTCACATGGACTGCACCCACCGGAACCTTACGTTATACGACGACTGATGAGGATGATCAGCACGGATACATCACAGAAGCGTTGACGTCGATTTTGTCGTATCTCTCGCGGACGTTATTATTGACGCGTGTCTACAGTGAAGCGGGCAGTGAGATGGTCTGGCTTCGAAACGGCTTTCAGTTGCATGCTGATCGATATGAACGCGAACTGCATCATTAA
- a CDS encoding AAA family ATPase, producing the protein MKFVLLLGPQAVGKMTIGQEIERLTEMKVFHNHQTIDLLLPYFDFSEPAHHRLKDTIRREMFKEMANSSLEGVLFTFLCLFGVEGGGLEFIEETVELFEQAGADVYIVELDAPVATRLHRNTTENRLTHKVTKRDLAASEQDLRETADGYRTRSLPGELPDVNYLFLDTEQLSARESAEAICAHFNWLKATV; encoded by the coding sequence ATGAAATTTGTCTTGTTACTTGGTCCCCAAGCAGTCGGAAAGATGACGATCGGTCAGGAAATCGAACGGTTGACGGAGATGAAAGTTTTCCATAACCACCAGACAATCGATCTGTTATTGCCTTATTTTGATTTCTCTGAACCCGCACACCATCGCTTAAAGGATACGATCCGGCGCGAGATGTTCAAGGAAATGGCGAACAGCTCGCTTGAAGGCGTCTTATTTACCTTCCTCTGTCTATTCGGCGTCGAAGGCGGTGGTCTTGAGTTCATCGAAGAGACAGTCGAGTTATTCGAACAAGCAGGTGCTGACGTCTACATCGTTGAACTCGATGCGCCGGTCGCAACTCGTCTGCACCGAAACACGACTGAAAACCGATTGACGCACAAAGTAACGAAGCGCGACCTCGCTGCTTCTGAACAAGACTTACGTGAGACGGCAGACGGATACCGGACACGTTCGCTGCCGGGCGAACTACCGGACGTCAACTATCTCTTCCTCGATACGGAACAGTTAAGTGCACGTGAAAGTGCGGAAGCGATTTGTGCGCACTTTAACTGGTTAAAAGCAACCGTTTAA
- a CDS encoding bifunctional transcriptional activator/DNA repair enzyme AdaA produces the protein MEHHTYYEALVRRDATYEGTFFVGVKTTGIFCRPTCPARKPKAENCEFFETAQEALLASYRPCRRCHPLAYPGDHGTIQRLIEAVEAEPDKRFKEADFRALGLDESTARRQFKKRFGMTFVAYARARRMGLAMKEIRTGKPVIEGQLVGGYESSSGFREASARILGQAPSRFDGQVLRAKWLDTPLGSMLAIADDQLLHLLEFVDRRGLEREIEQLRKKARAVIVPGESPVFGQIEAELRRYFKGEQVSFQTPLMRYGTPFQRRVWEELERIPSGETISYQELAIRIGQPTAVRAVARANGANQLAIVIPCHRVIRTNGDLGGYAGGLARKETLLKLERTQRGLDEG, from the coding sequence ATGGAACATCACACGTATTATGAAGCGCTCGTTCGCCGAGACGCGACGTACGAAGGAACGTTTTTTGTCGGCGTCAAGACGACCGGCATCTTTTGCCGTCCGACGTGTCCGGCACGAAAACCGAAAGCGGAGAACTGTGAGTTTTTTGAGACGGCGCAAGAAGCATTACTTGCCTCTTATCGACCGTGCCGTCGTTGTCATCCGCTCGCTTATCCCGGCGATCATGGTACGATTCAGCGCTTGATCGAAGCGGTCGAGGCAGAACCGGACAAACGATTCAAGGAAGCCGATTTCCGAGCACTTGGTCTGGATGAATCAACGGCACGCCGCCAGTTCAAGAAACGCTTCGGGATGACGTTCGTCGCGTATGCCCGGGCACGGCGGATGGGTCTGGCGATGAAGGAGATCCGGACCGGTAAGCCGGTCATCGAAGGACAGTTAGTAGGAGGTTATGAATCCAGTAGTGGTTTTCGTGAGGCGTCAGCACGGATTCTCGGACAGGCACCGTCGCGCTTTGACGGGCAGGTCTTACGCGCCAAATGGCTCGACACGCCACTCGGCTCGATGCTGGCGATTGCCGACGATCAACTCTTACATCTGCTTGAGTTCGTCGACCGACGCGGACTGGAACGGGAAATCGAACAATTGCGTAAGAAAGCACGCGCTGTCATCGTTCCCGGGGAGTCACCGGTCTTTGGACAGATCGAAGCGGAGCTCCGTCGTTACTTCAAAGGAGAGCAGGTATCGTTTCAGACGCCACTGATGCGGTACGGAACACCATTTCAACGCCGCGTCTGGGAAGAACTCGAGCGGATTCCGAGTGGAGAGACGATCTCGTACCAAGAGCTGGCGATCCGGATCGGTCAACCGACCGCTGTTCGTGCCGTCGCACGAGCGAATGGAGCGAACCAACTGGCAATCGTCATCCCGTGCCATCGGGTCATTCGGACGAATGGGGATTTAGGTGGATACGCGGGTGGACTCGCACGCAAGGAAACATTGCTCAAACTAGAGCGCACACAGAGGGGACTGGATGAAGGATGA
- a CDS encoding NUDIX hydrolase translates to MTAIVPAVKGIIIHEQRLLIVRRAAADFGGGTWECPGGKIDFGELPVDSLIREIKEETQLTVTPKHLLYASSFLTHPNRQIILLMYVCATNQTDVQLPAEHDAYLWADETTIRQVIAPNILADFERHDVFSLLHH, encoded by the coding sequence ATGACAGCGATCGTTCCTGCCGTCAAAGGCATCATCATTCACGAGCAACGTCTCCTGATCGTCCGCCGGGCTGCTGCTGACTTCGGTGGCGGGACATGGGAATGTCCGGGTGGCAAGATCGACTTCGGTGAATTGCCAGTCGACAGTCTCATTCGCGAGATTAAAGAAGAGACACAATTGACCGTTACGCCGAAGCATCTGCTCTATGCCTCGAGCTTCCTGACGCATCCCAATCGGCAAATCATTCTCTTGATGTACGTCTGCGCGACGAATCAAACAGACGTTCAATTACCGGCAGAACACGACGCCTATCTCTGGGCGGACGAAACAACGATCCGTCAGGTGATTGCGCCGAATATTCTCGCTGATTTTGAACGCCATGATGTATTTTCGTTACTGCATCACTAA
- a CDS encoding IS3 family transposase (programmed frameshift), whose protein sequence is MGKNVYSSEVKWAVVKEKLSGKLTTREIMEKYGIKNESQIKTWMRWYRSNEHYRFDQPIGKQYTYGHGPDSASEDDKRERQMSHLKMENEILKKVHGNRKRVEKEVVIKIVEFLRRKYTITAILSALNVPRASYYRWIKESVKAPSVLEKTVIELSKQTKYRNGHRKIKALLQQIYQLKANRNTVQKIMQKHHLQCRIKPKRRWKSQGERIITAPDLIKRDFTASKPNQKWVTDITYIQYGSTTKYLSTIMDLFNNEIVAYKLYEHQQTSLVIDTLKIALENRNYPEGVILHSDQGSVYTSYAFQEFVKRNHLTSSMSRRGNCWDNAVIESFHSNLKSEEFQYVKFNSLRDHEVSERVTNYLNYYNEERIQEKLGYLTPKKYGVQAA, encoded by the exons ATGGGCAAAAACGTATATTCAAGTGAAGTAAAATGGGCAGTAGTCAAAGAAAAGCTGAGTGGTAAGTTAACGACGAGAGAAATCATGGAGAAGTACGGAATCAAAAATGAATCTCAAATCAAAACATGGATGAGATGGTATCGCTCTAACGAACATTATCGATTTGATCAGCCAATCGGTAAACAATATACCTATGGACATGGTCCAGATTCTGCGAGTGAGGATGACAAGAGAGAACGACAAATGTCACATCTGAAGATGGAAAATGAGATCTTAA AAAAAGTACATGGAAATCGAAAGAGAGTTGAGAAAGAAGTAGTCATAAAAATTGTAGAGTTTCTTCGGAGAAAGTATACAATCACCGCCATTCTTAGCGCTTTGAATGTACCAAGAGCAAGCTATTACCGTTGGATTAAGGAATCTGTGAAAGCACCTTCGGTGCTCGAAAAAACCGTCATTGAACTAAGTAAACAGACGAAGTATCGGAATGGACATCGAAAAATAAAGGCATTATTACAGCAAATCTATCAGTTAAAAGCCAATCGGAATACCGTACAGAAAATCATGCAAAAACACCATCTCCAATGTCGGATCAAGCCGAAGCGAAGATGGAAGTCTCAAGGTGAGCGCATCATAACGGCACCGGATCTCATCAAGCGCGATTTCACAGCAAGTAAACCGAATCAAAAGTGGGTGACGGATATCACCTATATCCAATACGGCAGCACGACGAAATATCTTTCCACCATCATGGATCTTTTTAATAACGAAATCGTCGCATACAAGTTATACGAGCATCAACAAACGTCTCTTGTGATTGATACGTTGAAGATAGCGCTTGAGAATCGAAACTATCCCGAAGGGGTCATCCTTCATTCGGACCAAGGAAGTGTCTATACGTCATACGCCTTTCAAGAATTCGTTAAAAGGAATCACCTAACAAGCAGCATGTCTCGTAGAGGAAACTGTTGGGACAACGCAGTTATCGAATCGTTCCACTCTAATTTAAAGTCCGAGGAATTCCAGTACGTCAAATTTAATTCACTAAGAGACCATGAGGTCTCTGAACGCGTTACTAATTACTTAAATTACTATAACGAAGAACGAATCCAAGAAAAATTAGGCTACCTGACACCGAAAAAATACGGTGTACAGGCAGCCTAA
- a CDS encoding DNA alkylation repair protein: MSLIKDVFSPSWLDRLGEAVDVPDFRIRVEQGDWNELAFKQRVRRVAETLETILSPFPDSIAELERLAPQFTGLPGIVFPEYVERTATLADWTLALATLAKLTPHSTSEFAVRRFLLADQELYLEQAFKWTTSDDEHVRRLASEGTRPRLPWGQAIPRLIADPRPALPILDALLQDPSLYVRKSVANHLNDISKTHPEYLIERIERHLGTDPNTDWILRHASRTLLKRGNPEVLQLFGHVTQGEVTLTDLVVSPVTIGQELQFSFQVHSSVEQRLRLEYAIDYVKQRGTSRKVFQLREREVKGVLQVERRQSFRNMTTRVHYPGTHTLTILINGEAYATAPFEVEEEI, encoded by the coding sequence ATGAGTTTGATTAAAGATGTGTTTTCACCGAGTTGGCTCGACCGCTTAGGAGAAGCGGTCGACGTACCAGATTTTCGAATACGAGTCGAACAGGGAGACTGGAATGAACTCGCGTTTAAACAGCGCGTCCGCCGTGTGGCGGAGACACTGGAGACGATTTTGTCACCGTTTCCGGACTCGATTGCGGAACTGGAACGACTCGCACCGCAGTTTACCGGTCTACCGGGAATCGTCTTTCCGGAGTATGTCGAACGGACGGCAACACTCGCCGACTGGACGCTTGCGTTAGCGACACTCGCCAAGTTGACGCCGCATTCGACGTCAGAGTTCGCCGTTCGCCGTTTTCTACTTGCTGATCAGGAACTCTATCTTGAGCAGGCATTCAAATGGACCACATCAGACGATGAACATGTCCGGCGCTTAGCGTCTGAAGGGACACGACCGCGTTTACCATGGGGACAAGCGATCCCGCGTCTGATTGCTGATCCGCGTCCGGCGTTACCGATTCTTGACGCCTTATTACAGGATCCGTCACTTTACGTCCGAAAAAGTGTCGCCAATCACTTGAATGATATTTCAAAAACGCATCCGGAATACTTGATCGAACGAATTGAACGTCACTTAGGAACAGATCCGAACACGGACTGGATTTTGCGCCACGCCTCCCGGACGTTACTGAAGCGCGGAAACCCAGAAGTGTTGCAATTATTCGGACACGTTACGCAAGGCGAGGTCACGCTTACGGACTTGGTCGTCTCACCGGTGACGATTGGTCAGGAGTTACAGTTTTCGTTTCAAGTGCATAGTTCCGTTGAACAACGTCTGCGTCTTGAATACGCAATCGATTACGTCAAACAACGTGGAACGAGTCGGAAGGTGTTTCAACTGCGGGAGCGGGAAGTTAAAGGTGTCTTACAAGTCGAACGACGCCAATCGTTTCGGAACATGACGACGCGTGTCCATTATCCTGGAACACATACATTGACGATTTTGATTAACGGGGAAGCTTACGCAACAGCACCGTTTGAGGTCGAGGAGGAGATCTAA
- a CDS encoding response regulator transcription factor produces the protein MPTLLIVDDEVDIRQLLRLYLTNEGYEIIEAENGEEALTILASRPIDAMLLDVMMPVRDGFSTVQAARAAGHTLPVLMLTAKREDMDKIQGLTFGADDYIGKPFNPLEVVARVKALLRRVSQYHVPTTASAVQVGPFTLKEDERVIFKYDVPLALTRREFDCLALFLNHPRRVFSADDLYERVWQEEALGSASNAVMVLIHKLRDKIEDVPKEPRYLQTVWGVGYKVEP, from the coding sequence ATGCCTACGCTCTTGATCGTTGATGACGAAGTCGACATCCGTCAATTGCTTCGACTCTATTTAACAAATGAAGGTTACGAGATCATCGAAGCCGAAAACGGTGAGGAGGCGTTAACGATCCTTGCTTCGCGTCCGATTGATGCGATGTTACTCGACGTGATGATGCCCGTTCGCGATGGCTTCTCGACTGTTCAAGCAGCGCGCGCTGCCGGTCACACGTTACCCGTCTTGATGCTGACGGCGAAACGCGAAGACATGGATAAAATTCAAGGGCTGACCTTCGGGGCGGACGATTACATCGGTAAACCGTTCAATCCGCTTGAAGTCGTCGCCCGCGTCAAGGCACTGCTGCGACGTGTCAGCCAGTATCATGTCCCAACTACGGCTTCAGCAGTCCAGGTGGGACCATTCACGCTCAAAGAAGACGAACGCGTCATCTTTAAGTATGATGTTCCGCTTGCCCTGACCCGCCGTGAATTTGATTGCCTGGCGCTCTTCTTGAATCATCCGCGTCGTGTTTTTTCGGCTGACGACCTGTATGAGCGGGTTTGGCAGGAGGAAGCACTTGGTTCCGCATCGAACGCTGTCATGGTCTTGATCCATAAGCTCCGTGACAAGATCGAGGACGTTCCGAAAGAACCACGCTACCTCCAGACGGTCTGGGGCGTCGGTTATAAGGTCGAACCATGA
- a CDS encoding class I SAM-dependent methyltransferase, with translation MFDFLKEALHAPLRVGAVAPSSPRLAEMMARRAVADRPRQILEVGAGDGAITKALLAARSPETHLLICERSETFRPALEQLLTQETNVTLFIGDVQGLSDSWSGQIDIIVSGLPFASFPAALRHDLLAQFQTLL, from the coding sequence ATGTTTGATTTTTTAAAAGAAGCACTTCACGCACCACTCCGTGTCGGAGCCGTCGCACCAAGCAGTCCACGTCTGGCCGAGATGATGGCACGACGCGCCGTCGCCGATCGTCCGCGTCAGATTCTTGAAGTCGGAGCGGGTGACGGTGCGATTACCAAAGCCTTACTGGCAGCTCGTTCACCAGAAACACATCTCTTGATTTGTGAACGGAGCGAAACGTTCCGCCCCGCACTCGAACAATTACTGACTCAGGAAACGAATGTCACTCTCTTCATTGGTGACGTTCAAGGATTATCCGATTCATGGAGCGGACAGATCGACATCATCGTCAGTGGTCTCCCGTTCGCCTCGTTCCCGGCAGCGTTGCGGCATGACTTATTGGCACAATTCCAAACGTTACTATGA
- a CDS encoding sensor domain-containing diguanylate cyclase, with the protein MLTLLNSLLLNFSLLIATLLFAFLPLRRIERISPNSSLQVRLAIGCIAGLIGALLIFNSISYDVAKIDLRLVALVTAYFYGGLVSGSITMLFIIGARFAVTPAGEYEGLILTTLICVALLVTATIYRRFAAQRMKDYLVLLGTGIAYSLPALYLLTNTFERFLEIALVYIIVIMIGGYVTYRFLQELRKHFLFVHTQQELALTDGLTQLGNRRKLDETLAEYAQNGTVFSVLILDLDHFKSINDTYGHEGGDVVLRQLSHLLQSYCPEQGVVGRYGGEEFVLLLPDVPLRQAERLGERIRSACADQHFVYKEYPVFHVTLSLGVASSDQASTVFETVQKADLALYEAKQTGRNRVVCYRDPLL; encoded by the coding sequence GTGCTTACGTTGCTCAATTCATTGTTGTTGAACTTTTCCCTATTGATTGCGACATTGCTGTTCGCCTTTTTACCGCTACGACGAATCGAGCGGATCTCACCCAACTCCTCCTTACAAGTCCGACTCGCAATCGGTTGTATCGCGGGTTTGATTGGTGCGCTGTTGATTTTCAACAGTATCTCCTATGACGTCGCAAAGATTGATTTGCGTCTCGTTGCACTTGTTACGGCGTACTTTTACGGAGGGTTAGTCAGCGGTAGCATCACGATGCTGTTCATCATCGGTGCCCGATTTGCGGTGACACCGGCTGGCGAATACGAGGGGCTGATCCTGACGACCTTGATCTGTGTCGCGTTACTCGTGACAGCGACGATTTATCGCCGATTTGCTGCTCAGCGAATGAAGGATTATCTCGTGTTGCTTGGAACAGGTATCGCATACAGCTTACCGGCGCTCTATTTATTGACGAACACGTTCGAGCGGTTTTTAGAGATTGCGCTCGTCTATATCATCGTCATCATGATTGGTGGTTACGTGACCTATCGTTTCTTACAAGAACTCCGGAAACACTTTTTATTCGTGCACACGCAACAAGAACTGGCTTTAACGGATGGGCTGACGCAACTGGGAAACCGCCGGAAGCTAGATGAGACGTTAGCCGAGTATGCTCAGAACGGAACGGTCTTTTCCGTCCTCATTCTTGATCTCGATCATTTTAAATCGATCAACGATACATACGGTCATGAAGGGGGCGACGTCGTTTTACGGCAACTCAGTCATCTCTTGCAATCGTATTGTCCAGAACAAGGAGTCGTCGGTCGGTATGGTGGTGAGGAATTTGTCTTACTGTTGCCGGACGTACCACTCCGACAAGCGGAACGACTCGGGGAACGGATTCGTTCTGCCTGCGCTGATCAACACTTCGTCTATAAGGAATATCCCGTGTTTCATGTCACGTTATCGCTAGGGGTTGCCTCTTCTGATCAAGCATCGACCGTATTTGAGACCGTCCAAAAGGCAGATTTAGCGTTATATGAAGCCAAACAAACCGGACGAAATCGCGTCGTCTGTTATCGAGACCCTTTGCTGTAA
- a CDS encoding methyl-accepting chemotaxis protein, translating to MLMKKRLLAQQLNGWLIPIVAIGLIVISGLSVYASYQQSVAATEERLMRELTMFDANVRATFLAYPEDAKDRSRAIKRLQQQQRTDLSRDDYTVRFQSLNTSEAFRPLTLEPTKRKQLLHHLKTARTYAFSNQDQFLVAMTIPELDDVILLTTDRDKLIAPARDLAWTLVWVSVITLVSISLLIRWRIQRQLAPLSKLALQIEEAHAKRSYRPLTLKTTTFELQQLTFQYNQLMQQINDLTTEMQQASQELESVQPHFSSRLSAMDQSVQAVDEVAGSLLAQSTQMDQTIVASTRLTAQGHDALSEMQTTLLNSQHAVTRFQQTVQTNHTTLETLQEESQLLKEQSTTTEQILQQTSHLQQQMETSISHIQRVAEETRRLSLNALIEATRAGEAGRGFTVVAKEVEKLAIDIRTSTDHIRQVNQTWTAGLDQVEQALSQMTERFLSTSQQLETATEHLQQMLTEATTIETTLGTVEQQRQIVADVQLNMQEHLQSVQQLMSELSSYSQVLGEQMQHHVIQQTELKTHSAVLESRISSLQQTIKN from the coding sequence ATGCTTATGAAAAAACGATTACTGGCACAACAATTAAATGGATGGTTGATTCCGATCGTCGCCATCGGACTGATCGTGATCAGCGGTCTAAGCGTCTACGCTTCCTATCAACAATCCGTCGCAGCAACTGAGGAACGGCTGATGCGTGAGTTAACGATGTTCGACGCGAACGTCCGGGCAACGTTTCTGGCGTATCCGGAGGACGCGAAAGACCGCTCGCGTGCCATCAAACGATTGCAACAGCAACAGCGAACCGACTTATCACGTGACGACTACACGGTTCGCTTCCAAAGCCTGAACACGAGTGAGGCGTTCCGACCGTTGACACTCGAACCGACAAAACGGAAACAACTATTACACCACTTAAAAACAGCCCGTACATATGCTTTTTCGAATCAAGATCAGTTTCTTGTCGCGATGACGATTCCGGAACTCGATGACGTCATCTTACTGACGACCGACCGTGATAAATTAATCGCACCGGCGCGAGATTTAGCTTGGACACTCGTCTGGGTCAGCGTGATCACGCTTGTCAGCATCAGCCTCTTGATCCGCTGGCGGATTCAACGCCAACTGGCACCTTTATCGAAACTCGCCTTACAGATTGAAGAAGCGCATGCGAAGCGATCGTATCGTCCATTAACGCTCAAGACGACAACTTTTGAGTTACAACAGCTCACGTTTCAATACAATCAATTGATGCAACAGATTAATGACTTAACGACTGAGATGCAACAAGCAAGTCAGGAACTTGAGTCCGTCCAGCCCCACTTTTCCTCGCGCTTATCGGCGATGGATCAATCGGTCCAAGCCGTCGATGAAGTCGCCGGTTCTTTACTTGCGCAATCGACGCAGATGGATCAGACGATCGTCGCCTCGACACGTTTGACTGCCCAAGGACACGATGCGTTAAGCGAAATGCAAACGACACTTCTGAACAGTCAACATGCCGTAACCCGTTTTCAACAGACTGTTCAGACGAATCACACGACACTTGAGACCTTACAAGAGGAAAGCCAGTTGCTGAAGGAACAATCCACGACGACAGAGCAGATTTTGCAACAGACCTCACATCTACAGCAACAGATGGAAACCTCGATTTCGCACATCCAGCGCGTTGCTGAAGAGACGCGCCGCTTGTCGCTGAACGCGTTAATTGAGGCAACCCGTGCTGGAGAAGCTGGTCGCGGCTTCACGGTCGTCGCTAAAGAGGTCGAAAAACTAGCAATCGATATTAGGACGAGTACGGACCATATCCGGCAGGTCAATCAGACCTGGACGGCGGGACTCGATCAAGTCGAACAAGCGCTCTCGCAGATGACGGAACGGTTTCTCTCGACGTCACAACAGCTCGAGACGGCAACGGAGCATTTGCAACAAATGCTGACCGAAGCGACGACGATCGAGACGACACTGGGTACTGTCGAACAGCAGCGTCAAATCGTCGCAGACGTCCAGTTAAACATGCAGGAACATCTACAGTCGGTTCAGCAGTTGATGTCAGAACTCTCGTCTTACAGCCAAGTGCTCGGAGAACAGATGCAACACCACGTCATTCAGCAAACAGAATTGAAGACACATAGTGCTGTACTCGAGTCGCGGATCAGTTCGTTGCAACAAACTATAAAAAATTAA
- a CDS encoding NUMOD4 domain-containing protein: MQEQWKAVIGYVGIYEVSSLGRVRSLDRTIVTCRGVQQRRKGVLLRPRLNREGYRKVTLYQRGRGERVQVGLLVAQAFLTADVTEARLVWRNGKRADDQLSNLEVLPSIDQQYTELLGEFDLLLGQHVTLSPFQIRTIRAQYEKGKTTRQLAEQYQVTENRIRNIIDKKEAKFIS, encoded by the coding sequence ATGCAAGAACAATGGAAAGCCGTCATCGGCTATGTAGGTATATATGAAGTCTCATCACTTGGTCGCGTAAGGTCGCTCGACCGGACGATCGTGACGTGTCGCGGTGTCCAGCAACGACGAAAAGGTGTCTTGCTCCGTCCACGGCTCAATCGGGAAGGATACCGGAAAGTCACGCTCTACCAACGTGGTCGAGGAGAGCGGGTGCAGGTCGGTCTACTCGTCGCACAAGCTTTTCTGACGGCGGATGTCACGGAAGCGCGACTCGTCTGGCGCAACGGCAAACGAGCTGACGATCAGTTGTCGAACTTAGAGGTTCTGCCTTCGATCGATCAGCAGTATACTGAACTACTTGGTGAGTTTGATCTCTTGTTAGGTCAACATGTGACGCTGTCACCTTTTCAGATTCGAACGATTCGCGCGCAGTACGAAAAAGGGAAAACAACCCGTCAATTGGCAGAGCAGTATCAGGTGACGGAGAACCGGATTCGCAACATCATCGATAAGAAGGAAGCGAAATTTATTAGCTAA
- a CDS encoding Type 1 glutamine amidotransferase-like domain-containing protein: MRTHLFLFGGGPPFTPNLRTRFATLTNDGPVAILYVPRTGKDWTSYASIYTKPLEEDGISSFVHLPLSDAPTDEQLSQLQQCQGIIISGGETELYQQYLVATPIGDIIQSRFADGVPVAGFSAGALVSPERCVIPEIDQRDNQRLRLPGLALLKDAVICIHYETWGEAAHLMQSFTEESTDRAFGLADESGIYLRDQYLVETEGTDPVVLSRSPVR; the protein is encoded by the coding sequence ATGCGTACTCATTTATTCTTATTCGGAGGCGGTCCTCCTTTTACACCGAACTTACGAACACGATTTGCTACATTAACGAATGATGGACCGGTCGCGATTTTATACGTTCCGCGGACCGGTAAGGACTGGACGAGCTACGCCTCAATCTATACGAAGCCGTTAGAGGAAGATGGCATCTCGTCGTTCGTCCATCTGCCACTGTCTGACGCACCAACGGACGAACAACTTTCACAACTACAGCAGTGTCAGGGCATCATCATCTCCGGTGGCGAGACCGAATTGTATCAGCAATACTTGGTCGCTACACCGATCGGTGACATCATTCAGTCGCGTTTCGCAGATGGTGTTCCGGTCGCCGGCTTTTCAGCCGGTGCCCTCGTTTCGCCTGAACGGTGTGTGATTCCGGAGATCGACCAACGCGACAATCAACGTCTTCGTTTGCCTGGTCTTGCCTTACTGAAAGACGCGGTCATCTGTATCCATTACGAGACGTGGGGCGAAGCTGCTCATCTCATGCAATCCTTTACGGAAGAAAGCACAGACCGTGCCTTCGGTCTTGCTGACGAGAGCGGGATCTATCTACGCGATCAGTACCTCGTCGAAACAGAAGGAACCGATCCTGTCGTATTGTCGCGGAGTCCCGTCAGATGA